In one Arachis duranensis cultivar V14167 chromosome 9, aradu.V14167.gnm2.J7QH, whole genome shotgun sequence genomic region, the following are encoded:
- the LOC107467411 gene encoding receptor protein kinase-like protein At4g34220 has product MNLTSNILHLWWSVSSFVVLLFLVVLQSSVLALNSDGILLLHFKYSILSDPLSVLDTWNYDDVTPCSWNGITCTEIGTPGTPDFLRVTSLNLPHSQLLGSIAEELGMIQYLRHLDLSHNLLNGSLPNSIFNSSQLQVLSLSNNVISGELAELIGKLTSLQVLNLSDNAFGGSIPETLTSLQNLTTVSLKSNYFSGRVPSGFNFTEVLDLSSNLLNGSLPNEFGGENLRYLNLSYNKVSGAIPQTFARHIPGNATIDLSFNNLTGPIPDSSALLNQKTESLSGNADLCGKPLKILCSIPSTLSDPPTNATTSSPAIAAIPKTIDTTPPTNETGGSNNVSPSGLKPAAIAAIVVGDLAGMAVLALIILLVYQKRKKRDPKPTNNSVNKDEIIITKQNHENDAKTTSSLPCSCLTMKEEATSSEESTSSESEQENSENNKVAKGGSLVTLDGETKLDLENLLKASAYILGNSGGSSIVYKAVLEDGRIFAVRRIGECGIERMKDFENQVRAIAKLRHPNLVRLRAFSWAKDEKLLVSDYVSNTTLASIGPRRGGSSSPLNLGLEIRLKIAKGVARGLAFIHEKKHVHGNIKPSNILLNSEMEPIVCDFGLDRLILNHHNINHRANGSARNLLQQQQESATIGSSPYAATTTTTMLGTSSSISGTPMAYQAPESLQNIRPNPKWDVYSFGMVLLELLSGRIVSDRELEQWFGVGPGSVEEEKNRVLLRMADVAIKSDVAGRETAILTCFKLGLSCTSVAPHKRPSMKEALHILDKIPSSATN; this is encoded by the exons ATGAACCTTACCTCTAACATTCTCCATTTGTGGTGGAGTGTCTCATCTtttgttgttcttctttttcttgttgtGCTTCAATCATCAGTACTTGCTCTTAACTCTGACGGGATTCTCTTGCTTCACTTCAAGTACTCTATCCTCAGTGACCCTTTATCAGTCTTAGATACATGGAACTACGATGATGTAACTCCATGTTCATGGAATGGAATCACATGCACAGAAATTGGAACACCAGGTACCCCGGATTTTCTGAGAGTCACAAGCTTGAACCTTCCCCATAGCCAGCTTCTTGGTTCCATTGCTGAAGAGCTAGGCATGATCCAATACCTACGCCACCTTGATCTCTCCCACAACCTCCTCAATGGTTCACTGCCAAATTCCATCTTCAACTCTTCACAGcttcaagttctttctctctcaaACAATGTCATCTCAGGAGAGTTAGCAGAGCTCATTGGCAAATTAACAAGCCTTCAAGTTCTCAATCTCTCTGACAATGCCTTTGGTGGTTCAATCCCAGAAACCCTGACTTCTTTGCAGAACCTAACAACTGTTTCACTCAAGAGTAACTACTTCTCAGGAAGGGTCCCAAGTGGTTTCAACTTCACCGAGGTTTTGGATCTTTCATCAAATCTGCTCAACGGTTCTCTACCAAATGAGTTTGGTGGGGAAAACTTGAGGTACTTGAACCTCTCTTACAACAAGGTTTCAGGGGCAATTCCACAAACATTTGCAAGGCATATTCCTGGAAACGCCACTATTGATCTGTCATTCAACAACCTCACAGGTCCAATACCAGATTCTTCTGCTTTACTCAACCAGAAAACCGAATCTCTATCTGGAAATGCTGATCTATGCGGGAAGCCTCTCAAGATTCTGTGTTCCATTCCTTCTACACTCTCTGATCCTCCAACCAATGCAACTACATCTTCACCTGCAATTGCAGCCATACCAAAAACAATCGACACAACACCACCAACAAACGAAACAGGAGGAAGCAATAACGTGTCACCGAGTGGCCTAAAACCTGCAGCCATAGCCGCCATTGTTGTTGGAGACTTAGCTGGCATGGCCGTTCTTGCATTGATCATTCTCTTGGTCTaccaaaagagaaagaaaagggatcCAAAACCAACCAATAACAGCGTAAACAAAGACGAAATAATCATCACAAAACAAAACCACGAGAATGACGCGAAAACAACATCATCACTCCCCTGCTCATGCCTAACAATGAAAGAAGAAGCGACCTCATCAGAAGAATCAACAAGCTCAGAGAGTGAGCAGGAGAACTCAGAAAACAACAAGGTTGCGAAAGGAGGGAGTCTTGTGACGTTGGACGGAGAGACAAAGCTTGATCTGGAGAATCTCCTGAAGGCATCGGCGTATATATTGGGAAACAGTGGCGGCAGCAGCATAGTGTACAAGGCAGTTCTTGAAGATGGAAGAATCTTCGCCGTTCGAAGAATCGGTGAATGTGGAATTGAGAGGATGAAGGACTTCGAGAACCAAGTAAGAGCCATTGCCAAGCTTCGCCACCCAAATTTGGTTCGGCTTCGCGCCTTCAGCTGGGCCAAAGACGAGAAGCTTCTTGTCTCCGACTACGTTTCTAATACCACCCTCGCTTCCATCGGTCCGA GAAGAGGAGGTTCATCATCACCCTTGAACTTGGGATTGGAAATTCGGTTAAAGATAGCAAAAGGGGTTGCGCGAGGGTTAGCGTTCATTCACGAGAAGAAACACGTGCATGGCAACATCAAACCCAGCAACATTTTGTTAAACTCTGAGATGGAACCAATCGTCTGTGATTTTGGGCTAGACCGGCTCATCTTGAACCACCACAACATTAACCATAGAGCAAACGGTTCAGCTAGGAACTTACTTCAACAGCAGCAAGAAAGTGCAACCATTGGTTCAAGCCCCTATgctgcaacaacaacaacaacaatgcttGGAACATCATCATCCATTAGTGGGACTCCAATGGCGTATCAAGCACCAGAGTCGCTTCAAAACATTAGGCCGAACCCCAAGTGGGACGTGTACTCGTTTGGAATGGTTCTACTTGAGCTTCTCAGTGGGAGGATTGTTTCAGACCGGGAGTTGGAGCAGTGGTTTGGAGTTGGACCGGGTTCGGTGGAAGAGGAGAAGAACCGGGTGTTGTTGAGGATGGCCGACGTGGCAATCAAGTCTGACGTGGCTGGAAGAGAGACTGCTATCTTGACGTGCTTCAAGTTGGGGCTTAGTTGTACCTCAGTTGCCCCACACAAGAGACCCTCTATGAAAGAGGCTCTGCATATCTTGGACAAGATCCCTTCATCTGCTACAAATTAA